One genomic segment of Pseudomonadota bacterium includes these proteins:
- a CDS encoding DUF4136 domain-containing protein — translation MNRVQLYIAIVIVFTIVGTLACAPFIISGCISSATYQPHPGNATFFVVQSDKNTLTERNIQTLIEKEMEKLGFKRAVDRATADVAVLYSSSIGAGVTETVVSSSPDFVWGGQKVSSSSSTEYPRYFHIAIIDLAQTHDPKEPVFIWQAELYSSGSSSNISWLAETFVPELFKWYCNNVTNKRFMTTIGP, via the coding sequence ATGAATCGAGTCCAATTGTATATCGCCATCGTTATTGTATTTACCATCGTTGGCACCTTAGCGTGTGCACCGTTTATTATCTCAGGATGTATCAGTTCTGCTACCTACCAGCCACATCCTGGGAACGCCACATTCTTTGTCGTTCAAAGTGATAAAAACACCCTCACAGAACGAAACATCCAAACTCTCATTGAAAAGGAAATGGAGAAACTTGGTTTCAAGCGGGCGGTCGATCGAGCCACCGCAGACGTGGCAGTACTCTATTCCTCCTCTATTGGGGCTGGTGTCACAGAAACGGTTGTTTCAAGTTCCCCAGATTTTGTCTGGGGTGGCCAAAAGGTTAGTTCTTCATCTTCAACTGAATATCCCCGCTACTTTCACATTGCCATTATCGACCTAGCACAAACACACGACCCGAAAGAACCTGTTTTTATATGGCAGGCCGAGCTTTATAGTTCTGGATCGAGTTCGAACATCTCTTGGTTAGCAGAGACCTTCGTCCCTGAACTGTTCAAGTGGTATTGCAATAATGTCACAAATAAAAGGTTCATGACCACAATAGGTCCATGA